A region of the Nothobranchius furzeri strain GRZ-AD chromosome 13, NfurGRZ-RIMD1, whole genome shotgun sequence genome:
GGAGCATACCTGCGGGTGTTACACAGACATTTCAGAAAAGTATGTTtcaattatttaaaatgttattccaaatttaatttacaattttatttttttaaataattcaccTGCCGCTGTGTTTACAAAATATATGGAAACACAAATTTTTTTCAAATGGTGAGCAGCGGAAAATGTATtctgattatttatttaattgtattttgttttacaattatgtcttgattaAACAAGATCGACatgtggtttgactgaacatgatttattaaaactgacttttcctggggggggggggggggggggggtcagctcTTTTCTAGTGATGGCCatagccacccctggccaccccttgggggcacccttgGGAACTGGACTCTTTAGTGACAAACTAGTTAATAATCACAGTGATTCAACAAGAAGGGCAATCACACAAGGTCTGCCTGGTTCGGAGAGCTTTGCTCCCTTAAAGAAATCATCTAGGGTGTTAAATCTCAGTGCATTAGTGTTAGCACTCACATATTGATCGTCTATGGGCTCGGTGCAGTAGCTGACCAGTAGAACCAGCACCGATGTACAGAAGAAGAGTATGATGGCAAAGTGCAAGTAGTGGATCCCACACACCAGGAAAGGGCATTGAGAAGGGAACACACAACTCCCAGTACCAAACCAAAACTCAGGCAGCATCCGACATAGACCCATCATCAGACCACCGATCAGGCCCCAGAAAGCTCCCTGCAGCAAAGGGTGATGGACAGATGTAGCTGCTGATGCAGTGCAGTGCTGTGATGTGAGGTAATACTGTGTGAGCTGATGCATCCTCACCATTTCGTTGACTCTCTTGACAAATACAGCCAGCAGGAAGACAGAGGCGATGGGGGGGGACAGATAGCAGGAGACTGACTGGATGTAGTCAAACAGCTGACCGCTCTGAGCTGCCTGAACTACTGGGATCCAGCAGATACTCACAGCTACGATACACAGAACCCAGACTCTAAAGAGAAGAGCAAAAGGATCTGACATGTGACTAGGTGGGCGCCATTGGTGGACTATCAATGGTTCTCATGAAGAGCGAGTAGGAACAAGCTGGTGCACAGAATAACGATGCATCACAAAGAATTCAAGACGATAAAAAAACCCTCTGATGTATGTCGTATCACCTGTTTACCTGCCTACGACGATGAGCTCGTGCTCAGCAGCCCGTGGTCTGATGCGGGTCCAGATGTCCATAGTAAACAAGGTGCTGCTGCTGTTAAAGATGGAGGCCAAGGAAGACATGAGAGCCGCCAGCATCACAGCCAGCATCAGGCCTCGCAGACCTGGACGGGACGGAGGACGAGACAGGTGAGCTAAAATGTGATTTAACTGCTGGACTAGTTGCTCTTACCATTGGGCATGACTTCCATCACCAGCTTAGGGTAAGCAATGTTAGAGCAGCCCACCTCCGTCCCACAGATCTGTTTACAGTCCTCAGGGACCACACAGCCAACCTGATCTGGAGGTGGATGGAAACACAAAGCACTCCATCAAATGGGACGACCAGGCGCTCGTGTCTGTATTTCTTTAGTTCTTCTGTGTTGTAGGAGTGTGTGACCCGCCTGGGTACAGGATCCTGCTGATCATTCCTGGGAACACCATAAGAAACATTGGGAGCACTTTGAGGTAGCCGCACACGATGCAGCCAGCCTTCACGTGGGTGATGCTACGAGCTGCAAGGCACCGCTGCACAATCACCTGCAGGAAAAACACAGCTTTATGGAGGCTCTGGTgcggctgctgaacacaggcagAGCGGTTGTCACTCCACAGAAGGAAGATATTCAcatgaggacattttggacagaaGACAATCTTCTCCATCTCAGACTCAGAGCTCAGGTCAAAGTTAGCAGGATTGCTTTTTACATGAGGTCTCCTCTCTCAGGCTGCAGTGTGGTGTGGTGAACAAGTTCAATAAATGAAGCCCGTGCTGATCAGGGGAACCAGGACCAGGGTTGGAcacaactgaactacttcttttatTTAAGCTGCCCGTACACCCCCACACCACCCACCAGCACCTAACCAGACAGCGATTCAAAACGGGCACCTGATCTGAGCACCAGTACCAAATCCCTCCAATCGTCATCCCAAACACCACCCCAGGCCAGGGAAGGTCCCCTCTAGAGGGGTCTCTCAGCAGGGAGAAGGCATCCTGTCGGGGGGTGTAGCAGTGGGAGGAGATGTTGTAGCTCTGCGGGTCCAGGGAGGAGAAGTTCGTCGGTATGGCAGAGCTGTACTTGGCGAGCAGACCGCTGTAGCCTCCGACCTTGGCAAAGGCTAAAGGAGGAGGAACACTTTATTATCTGATGGGTCAGTAGAGAGAAAACACAATCAAACCACACATCTGGACAGATGTGATGTTGATACAAAACTCATCTGTAAGGGGCAAACGCCACTAGCAGTCCGTTCTCCTTTTGTTCAATAAAAATcctaaaatagtcaaataaagggTTGTTCTGGTTTCAGCTCCGTGCAGCGAGTCTGCCGTGTCAGCAAACCGCTTGCATCCGAAGGGCGTTAATGATCACAGAGAAAGATCAAATCATAACCTCCATCCTGAACCGACCCGGACGGGCAGAACCTACGAAGAGTTCGCGGGAAGAGTCGTACTCACAGAACCCCGAGAGCACCAGAGCCCCGGCAATGATGACCAGCGTCTGAAATGTGTCTGTGTACATGAGAGCCGCAAGCCCGcctggtaacacacacacacacacacacactaatcacACCTAACAGTACCACTATTCATGTCTCTGCACCTGTAAGAGACCGTTACAGGTGACATGCGGCTCTGCACTCATACCTGTGATTGTGTACAGAGCTGTGATGAGCAGGAGGGCGATGACGGACACATAGATGTTCCAGCCCAGCGCCTGCTGGATAAACACCGCTCCTGAAAACATGTCCACCTGAAGAGAAAAGCAGGCTAGTAACAGAACAAACGTGCTGCTTTTCACTGAGCCTGCACAGAAAGGTGACTCACTGAGATCTTGGTGAAAATGTACAGGAACAGGGAGATAGCGGACAGGTAGAGGCTGATTCTGGACCCACCAAACCTCTTCTTCAGGTACTGTGGCATTGTGATCACCTGACAGCACATGATCCCGTCACAGAACGATCAACTCACCTCCAGATGTTACAGGTAACAGGTGAACTGAGGTTCTTACCCCAGCGGTGAGGTAGACGGGTACGAACAACCAACCCAGCAGCAGCACGATGAACAGAGCCTGTCGAAGCAAACAGAACCCAGTTTGCCCTTTAGAAGAAGCATCGATCAAGTTTCCTACGACATTTCAGCATCTTCAGCCCCAGTGTGACGTGAGACAAGAAGCCACGTACGTTCCACTCAAACCCTCCTACAGCGATGCCAGCTGCTGCCCCGGTTCCTGCCAGACCCACAAAGTGACCACTGCCAATGTTACTGGCAAACAAGGAAGCACCGACCTGTAAAAGACAACCGATACACCgtgacatggacgtaattttcactttagaagtgggggggacacggggggggggggggggtatctttacagtatgttctaatgggaaacaggcttcaacacaaatggttgttttctgcttggtcctagagctcaaccagtgtcagtttactatagtgtaatattgattttggatggtaaaaagtgcaggggtcaaaacttgactttggaaaaagtgggggggacatgtcccccctgtcccctcgaaaaaattacgtccatgcaccgtgaagacacacacacacacacacacacacacacacaatacaccCTACTAGTGGACCTACTTTGACCTTCAGAACAACCTTAATCCTTCATGTCACAGCTCCAACAATAATCCTCTAAGACACCAGTTACGATCTGAGCTCTGTGATATGGTGTATGATCTTGCTGGAGGTAGCCATCAGCAGATGGGTCCGTGTGCTCATAAAGGGATCCAGAGTTGGACCAGatcaccagcagcagcctgaTCTCCTCCGGTCCAGCTCTGGTGGTCCCGTGTGAAATGTAGCCTCAGGTTCCTGTTCCTAGCTGGCGggagagacacctggtgtggtcttctgctgccagagtccatctggagcagctggtgtGCTTCTGCAGACCTTGGTAGGAACCAGTCTGACCATCCCTTGGTTGTGGGTTCTAATCCCAGTAGATCAGCAGACTCTCCAACGCTCAGACCAGTCTGTCTGGTACCAACAACCATTATTTTATGGGTCAGATGCTGAAAGGTTTGAGAACCACTAATGGAGAACTGATTAcaccaaaatgttttatttttcacaATCCTGCTGAAAAACTCATCAGGGGTCATCAACCTTCAAAACACAATCCATCAGGAGGACGAGGGTTCGTGTAGCTCACCGACCACCAGGCCATGGATCGCCCTGCCAGGAAATATCCTCCAACTGTCCCACGATTGGTCCGAAACATGGACTGGAGAAGAGAGAAAAGCTGTTTCCCTTCGCCTCATCAGACACGTCCAGCACCGCTGCAGTACTTACCCAGACGCCAACACCAATGACCATAAGGAAATACCCACAGATGACGGTGATGTCAGCGGGGTTGTTGATGGTCACCTGGTGAGATGAAACAGGCTCCATCTCTTCAGCTCAACCGTTCCACCTGAAACAGGCTCGGACTGACCTGAAGCCTGATCAGTTCTCCAAGCAGTCATACGACCTTCAGTCAGCCGTGACAGGAAGCAGCATCAGCAACTATTTATTAGAGTAATTATTAACAACCAGTGGAAAACAACATCCCTGCCGTGTCCTGTAACATGTTTAAACGCTTCACGAGCCTGCTGTTGCGTCCTGACATTAACGGTCgcacaccagaaccagaaccagactggTTCTCTCAGATAAAATCAAGTTCAGCTCAATAAGGAGTCAGAAACAGGGATGATAAAGAAAATAGTCCTTTAATTTTAAGCTCACAGGTTCCACAGACGTGTGCTCAGGTGAACAGAACAGATTCAGCACACGGAACACGCGTGTGCTCCGTCTCCTTCTACATGTCAGACCGCCGGGGACCGGGCACAGACCTGGAGTTGATAGAAACGACCAGAACATGATCCGCTACCTGCTGCATCCTGTTAATGTAGTTTGGTTGTGACGCTAGCTCGCCCCTGCTGGTGCCACGGCAGTGAGAAAGGCAGGAAGCAACCAACGCTTTCATCTTCACAAACACCAGGAGCGAGAACACAACACACATCTGTTGATTTCATCGTTAACCGGTCCTCTGCGCTGTTAAACCACAAGATGTGTTTTAATGTGAAGAGACGCTGTGGTTTGAGCTGGGAAGTCTGGGTATTCCAGACCGTGGCGTGCTCGGAGAACTGACTCCACTCCGGTTGTTTCAGAGGAAACGGGACCGAGGCGTTAGGAGACAAACCAAACGTGTTTCAGCGTCAcgcgcttttattttgaagcaaACGTCTCCTTCCTACCTCCAGGATGTTCTGCTACAGTCGGAGTACACGTCACCATTTCAAAGCAGCGAAAacctaaaaatacatttaaataaattatGTGCAACGGTGTGAGCTTGTGTGAAACACATCCACGGTCCTGTGGTAAAACCTCTGGCCGGCTGACAGGTGGAGGGCGTCTGCAGGACAAAGCAGCGGTTAGACACAAGGACAGCAGACCAAGCCCCAGCACAGGGAACATACTGATGATGCTTACTGTTGCAGCTGCGTAGGACTTTGTATCCGTCTGTCTGCGGTCGGGTCTGCCTGCGGTCGGGTCTGTCTGCGGTCGGGTCTGCCTGCGGTCGGGTCTGCCTGCGGTCGGGTCTGCCTGCGGTCGGGTCTGCCTGCGGTCGAGTCTGCCTGCGGTCGAGTCTGCCTGCGGTCGGGTCTGCCTGCGGTCGGGTCTGCCTGCGGTCGGGTCTGCCTGCGGTCGGGTCTGCCTGCGGTCGGGTCTGCCTGCGGTCGGGTATGCCTGCGGTCGGGTCTGCTTGTGGTCGGGTCTGCCTGCGGTCGGGTCTGCCTGCGGTCGGGTATGCCTGCGGTCGGGTCTGCCTGCGGTCGGGTCTGTCTGCGGTCGGGTCTGTCTGCGGTCGGGTCTGTCTGCGGTCGGGTCTGTCTGCGGTCGGGTCTGCCTGCGGTCGGGTCTGTCTGCGGTCGGGTCTGTCTGCGGTCGGGTCTGCCTGCGGTCGGGTCTGTCTGCAGTCGGGTCTGCCTGCGGCCGGGTCTGCCTGCGGTCGGGTCTGCCTGCGGTCGGGTCTGCCTGCGGTCGGGTCTGCCTGCGGCCGGGTCTGCCTGCGGCCGGGTCTGCCTGCGGTCGGGTCTGCCTGCGGTCGGGTCTGCCTGCGGTCGGGTCTGTCTGCAGTCGGGTCTGTCTGCGGTCGGGTCTGCCTGCAGTCGGGTCTGCCTGCAGTCGGGTCTGCCTGCGGTCGGGTCTGTCTGCAGTCGGGTCTGTCTGCGGTCGGGTCTGCCTGCAGTCGGGTCTGCCTGCAGTCGGGTCTGCCTGCGGTCGGGTCTGTCTGCGGTCGGGTCTGTCTGCGGTCGGGTCTGTCTGCGGTCGGGTCTGCCTGCAGTCGGGTCTGTCTGAACGTGGCTGCTAACACTGGAAACCACGCTTTCATAAGTCCAGATGGGCCTGAACCTCTCCAGTAACCAGCCTGGTTTCCTGTTTATTTCTGTTCTTTCGCGTTTTGCTGACCCGCCGCTTTCAGGTGAATTAGTAATTTGGACATTGTCCAGTTGAAACGTTCTCCAGCAGAACTGTAGGGTTCAAAGCGAGTGAGCTAGCGTTCTAACGGGTGTGCCCAGTTAGGAACAGACACACGCCCTTAGACCAGAGacagactgggacagcacacccgCCCTGGAACGTCTCCATCTGTCCCAATCAGGGCTGGGGGTGCTGTTGGAAAATTCGAATGAATAAAGTTCTCCGAGCGGCTGGGAGGCGGGGCTTTGCTGCAGTCTGCTTGACTGTATGATGGGGATCCCCAAGCAGGGGGCGGCCGCTgcgagatcccccccccccccgaccaacAGGATCATTTCCATAAGGGTGGTATGAGAGGCACCTTGCCGGTGAGCTTGTGTCTCGCCTGCATGCTGGTTTAGAGTCCCAGCATTAAGGCGATCTACAAACATCGGTAGAAATATTACCCATGATGCCGCCTGGTTGAGGCTTGTTTGGTGGCTGCACACGAACGGTATAAAGCTAGACCGACCCGCTCCGACGAGCTGGTCAGAGAGTCTTTTTGCAGTTGTCTTTGGCGAGTCTCAGCCTGGACAGGATGTGTTTCTTTGGGAACTTAAGTGTGGTGCACCCAAACTGGCTGACCCCCCCAGTGTCTCCTGGGAGCTTCTCTCGTCTCTGGACCCAGCTGCGCCAGCCGGGTTTCCAGCAGTACACGCTGTCATAAAAACGGGATCCGTTCTCGCCGCCCAATACGTAAACCCTCCTTTTCCACCTGGCCACGCCCCCCGCTGCAATCCGCCGAGGCAAACCGGGATAAACGACAGGACTCAGGGCCCGATCGCTCCCACCACATGGGACCCCCCGCTGCTCTGCGCCGACCATCACCCCTCCCCCGCCCATCTCCCTCTCTACTCCCGACCCCCTGCCCTCCCTGAAAAACAGCACACGCCCAGTGGCGTCTAAAGTCTCCAGGTTGGTGTAGTTTCCATCCAGGAACTTGGTAGTGTCCCTCATGTAACCCCCAATGGCACACACTCCCCCCCGCACTGCCACGCCTCCAGCGAGACACGTAGCACCAGAGTCCAGCGGCACTCGCGTCCAGCAGTCTGTCAGAGTGTGATATATGAGAACACCTGAGTGGACCACGGCCCGGTTCTGTTCTAGAGTGGTCCCACCCAGCAGATAGAGTCGTCCACGTAGAACTGCACAGGCAAAGGCACGTAGCGGGAGGGGCAGCCGAGGCCCGGGACCCCACCGGAGGGTCGTCAACTCCAGCGTCTCACTGGAGTCCAGCAGAGCCGAGCGGTTGCAACCGCCCAGGGCGTAGAGAGTGTCTCCACAGCCGAGCAGACCCAGCATGGCTCGAGCCTGTCCCATCGAAGGCCTCTCCATCCACCGGTCCAAAACCACATCGTACTCGTGCACAGCTGCAGACACCGACCCGGTCCGGAGGATCCCCCCCACTACAAACAGCCGGTCACCCACAGCCGTGCAACTTGGACTCACCAGTGAGCTCAGGGCTGCCAGCTTCTCCCACTTCCCTGTCCGAGGATCAAAGCAGTCCACTGTAAAGTCCCTTGAGGCTACATTCTCATCTTCCCGAGCCGTCAGGTCCACACAAACGATCTTTTTCTCAAACATCCCCTCCCGTAGTCTCAGAGGCCCTCCAAAGCCCTCCACAGCTTCTGCAGGTCCCAGCTCCTGGCTGAGTCTTCGGCTCTCTTCCTGAGACAACAGCCCCGGGCGAAGATGATGGAGAAGTGCTGGCATGTGGGGGTAGCGATCCAAAGGCTGGTGCTCTGCCCAGCGGCGTGCTGCATCATAGACCTCAGCCTCAGAGTCCACTCCAAGACGGTCAGAGCTCAGGAGGCTGCCCAGAGTGCCGTGGTCAAGCAGGAGGAAGTCTTTCTGACGAGCCACGCGGGGAAAGTGCTGGGCTACGAGCCGCAGGGAGGCCCGGAGCAGGAGCTGGTCATGATGAGAGCGAGCCAGAGAGTACATCCCCAGACAATTATCCACGGACAGGTGCTCAAACAGAAACCTGAGGAAACCAAACAGCACCAACAGAGAGCAATGAGAGCTATGAAGATGATTAGTCAATGACACTAGGGCCTTCTCCAACAGCACTACTCAGCATGACCCCCCAAGGGTTCGCTGGTTCCCCCTACCCTCTACTTTTCACTCCCTACTCCGTTGTGGTTCCAATCGCCGAGTCAAGCAGGCATCATCACTGTCGGCGGCTGATTGGCtaaggggcggagtcactggtttcTCCAGAGCTTTCTGGCTGCTGCCTCGCTGCAAGCAGCCATTAAACTGGGCGGGATGTTCAACATCACCTCCGTTTTTGTACCGGGCCgtgcactagggatgggtacctttcacGTTTGTATCGATGAGGTACCAATTCCTGGTACctagtaggggctgcatgacatCATTTTTGTTTAAAAGTCGACAGTGAAGTAATGAAGAtctagtcgactttgactagtcgatgacgtcatacacctgaagcgggttggttcgctggagtttttgacaattaaaattgcgcccacattttctaagttacacatctcttaacaacggtagtttctgcatctttactgctccgcttcagccctcccccccctccccctgcttcagccctcccccccctccccctgcttcagcccactcccccctccccctgcttcagcccactcccccctccccctgcgcagcggctgcaaactcactgatgcgcctgcagcctctcagagttcctgctgctctaaacattaaaataattatttcattttctgttcctcacttctgattaccttcaatggtgtctgtttgttgcaaccagcaggtacaaacactaacttgtttttatttgactatttgtctgtcctgcctgtttattatcttcctgcatctcctctcaatcctaaagagaaactgctacctgggttcatatatattcacctcatgagttacctttgaactgcagttctaaaagatctaccgactgcaaaaacagcggagcgctcgccggccgcagttcgtcaccggaggacaaaacaggtgatgcgccccgatccacagcagtgaaacgcatcaggcacaaataaaagaataaaagatagaaaacataaaaggaaatgagccgacatgaacgatcgcgtgttaaattagtttttgaggtggcgacacctgatttgataatgttactgtggccgtgctcaggacgcagatgtctggagcgcgtcaacaatcagagctttgcatgcgcaagctggttacggttaggatgggggtgaggggaaggttaaactgcaggaaggtaaaggtcacaattcggtcaaatgtcctttttacggcaggtgtcagtaccgacgctctggcacagcgtgttgcctcccaactagggctgggcgatatgacgattttagaccgttttacgatctacacatctgacggtctgtcatttttgagagacctttttatcatgaactcacagctctgctgttgaatttctgcctctgaatgaaaagggaacttacctcaggcgaatgacacgcctttgtttgacccttaaccaatcagagtgagtcatagtaatatattagtgccccgcttgttttcacctgtgtgtgaacaaacatggcttcggccgcggctgagagcaacaacgaggttttcgttccgaagaggaacaccttttccatagtaccgaccgagcaccgattcacgtcatttcaaacggtgcctcgtttcggtacccgtccgagAACTTGCCGTGAaagctgcgcaagagcgttatgtcgtcggtccctgcgagccagttgtaaacagagcagcatggtagaaagaacgcacgctaaagcttgggtccacttcactaaatgtgatgggtaactgggtgatgatgaaaccag
Encoded here:
- the slc5a2 gene encoding sodium/glucose cotransporter 2, which produces MEPVSSHQVTINNPADITVICGYFLMVIGVGVWSMFRTNRGTVGGYFLAGRSMAWWSVGASLFASNIGSGHFVGLAGTGAAAGIAVGGFEWNVRNLIDASSKGQTGFCLLRQALFIVLLLGWLFVPVYLTAGVITMPQYLKKRFGGSRISLYLSAISLFLYIFTKISVDMFSGAVFIQQALGWNIYVSVIALLLITALYTITGGLAALMYTDTFQTLVIIAGALVLSGFSFAKVGGYSGLLAKYSSAIPTNFSSLDPQSYNISSHCYTPRQDAFSLLRDPSRGDLPWPGVVFGMTIGGIWYWCSDQVIVQRCLAARSITHVKAGCIVCGYLKVLPMFLMVFPGMISRILYPDQVGCVVPEDCKQICGTEVGCSNIAYPKLVMEVMPNGLRGLMLAVMLAALMSSLASIFNSSSTLFTMDIWTRIRPRAAEHELIVVGRVWVLCIVAVSICWIPVVQAAQSGQLFDYIQSVSCYLSPPIASVFLLAVFVKRVNEMGAFWGLIGGLMMGLCRMLPEFWFGTGSCVFPSQCPFLVCGIHYLHFAIILFFCTSVLVLLVSYCTEPIDDQYLHRLVFSLRHSKEERKDLNWEQEEKERRAYKNTQETRENDDAVIEAKDDPSGFCNLTGNSQAPDEAETVEPKMPDITEDPVWKYAVDANALVMMTVAVFMWGYFA
- the si:dkey-260j18.2 gene encoding kelch-like protein 12, whose translation is MNAVRRGTVTWRPQPWQDRDIGLIEPLSDSDSEEEDFPDDSTTPLGDYITHGLKQLLDAQQLCDVTLLVEGKKFMCHRVLLAAVSPYFRAMFTSPLVESRLTEIRLEEVTPSVMETVIQFVYSGEAGLSLDTAEDLFVAANRLQVMPLQDLCSRFLFEHLSVDNCLGMYSLARSHHDQLLLRASLRLVAQHFPRVARQKDFLLLDHGTLGSLLSSDRLGVDSEAEVYDAARRWAEHQPLDRYPHMPALLHHLRPGLLSQEESRRLSQELGPAEAVEGFGGPLRLREGMFEKKIVCVDLTAREDENVASRDFTVDCFDPRTGKWEKLAALSSLVSPSCTAVGDRLFVVGGILRTGSVSAAVHEYDVVLDRWMERPSMGQARAMLGLLGCGDTLYALGGCNRSALLDSSETLELTTLRWGPGPRLPLPLRAFACAVLRGRLYLLGGTTLEQNRAVVHSGVLIYHTLTDCWTRVPLDSGATCLAGGVAVRGGVCAIGGYMRDTTKFLDGNYTNLETLDATGRVLFFREGRGSGVEREMGGGGVMVGAEQRGVPCGGSDRALSPVVYPGLPRRIAAGGVARWKRRVYVLGGENGSRFYDSVYCWKPGWRSWVQRREKLPGDTGGVSQFGCTTLKFPKKHILSRLRLAKDNCKKTL